One Chitinophagaceae bacterium C216 genomic window carries:
- the ndhC gene encoding NAD(P)H-quinone oxidoreductase subunit 3 → MVDLLKTVVAENTAQSFLPIGLQLIFAAGLIVTLTVVTHLLGPKRRTQDKLENFASGIRSHGDARQPMAIKYFLTAILFVLFDVEVIFFYPYAVNFKSLGWDGFYAVLMFVAFFLCGFIYIIKKGALKWED, encoded by the coding sequence ATGGTTGATTTACTTAAAACCGTTGTTGCTGAAAATACTGCACAATCATTTTTGCCGATTGGATTGCAATTGATTTTTGCGGCAGGACTCATCGTTACCCTTACCGTGGTAACTCACTTACTGGGTCCTAAACGTAGAACACAAGACAAGCTCGAAAACTTTGCAAGTGGTATCCGCTCGCACGGAGATGCCCGCCAGCCCATGGCCATCAAGTACTTTCTAACAGCCATTCTCTTCGTTTTATTTGATGTAGAAGTTATTTTCTTCTACCCCTACGCTGTTAATTTTAAGTCTTTGGGCTGGGATGGTTTTTATGCAGTATTGATGTTCGTTGCTTTCTTTTTATGCGGCTTCATTTACATCATCAAGAAAGGCGCTCTTAAATGGGAAGATTAA
- the ndhJ gene encoding NAD(P)H-quinone oxidoreductase subunit J, chloroplastic: MALTNEFIKQKLIDKFGDQVFAFEEQFGLLSFHADKEINLKILSFLKEDETLGFNFLTDICGVHYPDQKGAELAVVYHLHNIKENVRLRFKVFADINKPEVYTATGIYEAANWMERETYDFYGIIFIGHPNLKRILNVDEMDYFPMRKEYPLEDQSRIDKDDEMFGRGGSDHFDLGKRLQDSVVENEK; encoded by the coding sequence ATGGCATTAACAAACGAGTTTATAAAACAAAAGCTGATTGATAAATTCGGAGACCAGGTTTTCGCATTCGAAGAACAATTTGGCCTATTAAGCTTTCATGCCGATAAGGAAATTAATCTCAAAATTTTATCCTTCCTTAAAGAAGATGAAACACTTGGTTTCAATTTTCTTACCGACATCTGTGGCGTTCATTATCCCGATCAGAAAGGCGCCGAACTCGCAGTAGTATACCATCTACATAATATAAAAGAGAACGTAAGATTGCGCTTTAAGGTTTTTGCCGATATCAATAAACCCGAGGTGTATACCGCCACCGGCATCTACGAAGCTGCCAACTGGATGGAGCGCGAAACATACGACTTTTATGGCATCATTTTCATAGGCCACCCGAATCTTAAGAGAATCCTCAATGTAGACGAAATGGATTACTTCCCTATGCGAAAAGAATATCCGCTGGAAGACCAGTCTCGTATCGATAAGGACGATGAGATGTTCGGGCGTGGAGGTTCGGATCATTTCGACCTAGGAAAAAGATTACAGGATTCAGTTGTCGAAAATGAAAAATAA
- the nqo4 gene encoding NADH-quinone oxidoreductase subunit 4 translates to MSDIHQNINLPAGSIEKQTTTLNLGPTHPATHGVFQNILELDGEKIVAATQTVGYIHRAFEKIAERRSLYQITPLTDRLNYCSAPLNNIGWHLTCEKLLGIQTPKRVDYLRIIIMELARIADHLICNSIVGVDSGAFSGFLYVMQYRELIYEIYEEVCGSRLTTNIGRIGGFERDFSNTAFEKIEKFLNEYPKVLKEFENLFNRNRIFMERTIGAGPISAERALNYGFTGPNLRAAGVDYDVRVVSPYCSYEEFEFDIPIGSTGDCYDRFLVRNAEMWQSMRIIEQALQKLNELKGEEATVYHADVPEYYLPPKQDVYTKMEALIWHFKIIMGEINMPQGELYHSIEACNGELGFYIISDGGRTPYRLHFRRPCFIYYQAYEELVKGGMLSDAIIVMSSLNLIAGEMDA, encoded by the coding sequence ATGTCAGATATACATCAAAATATAAATCTGCCGGCGGGTAGTATCGAAAAACAAACCACTACCCTTAACTTAGGTCCTACACACCCTGCTACACACGGTGTATTTCAAAATATTCTGGAATTGGATGGTGAAAAAATTGTAGCAGCCACCCAAACAGTAGGATATATTCATAGAGCATTTGAAAAAATTGCAGAGCGTAGGTCATTATATCAAATCACCCCGCTTACCGACAGGTTGAACTACTGTTCGGCCCCCCTTAACAATATCGGATGGCATCTTACCTGCGAAAAGCTGTTAGGTATTCAAACGCCTAAACGCGTAGATTACCTGCGCATCATCATTATGGAGTTGGCGCGAATTGCCGACCATTTGATATGCAACTCTATCGTGGGTGTGGACAGTGGTGCGTTCTCCGGATTCCTGTATGTAATGCAGTACCGAGAGCTGATTTACGAAATTTATGAAGAGGTTTGCGGTTCCCGCCTGACTACCAATATTGGCCGTATCGGTGGCTTTGAAAGAGATTTCTCTAATACGGCTTTCGAAAAAATTGAAAAATTCTTAAACGAATATCCCAAAGTACTCAAAGAGTTTGAAAACCTGTTCAATCGTAACCGCATCTTCATGGAGCGTACGATTGGTGCAGGGCCTATCAGTGCCGAACGCGCGTTGAACTACGGATTCACCGGTCCTAACCTGCGGGCGGCCGGCGTGGACTACGATGTACGTGTAGTATCGCCGTATTGTAGTTATGAAGAATTTGAGTTTGACATCCCTATAGGTTCTACCGGTGACTGTTACGACCGCTTTCTCGTGCGCAACGCCGAAATGTGGCAAAGCATGCGCATTATCGAACAGGCATTACAAAAACTCAATGAACTGAAAGGCGAAGAAGCCACCGTATATCATGCAGATGTTCCGGAATACTATCTTCCTCCCAAACAGGATGTGTATACTAAAATGGAGGCTTTGATATGGCACTTCAAAATCATCATGGGAGAAATCAATATGCCGCAAGGCGAGTTATATCACAGCATAGAGGCTTGCAATGGGGAGTTAGGATTCTATATTATTAGTGACGGAGGCCGCACTCCTTACCGCCTGCATTTCAGACGTCCTTGTTTTATTTACTATCAGGCGTATGAAGAGCTGGTAAAAGGTGGTATGCTCAGTGATGCCATCATTGTAATGTCATCGCTGAATTTGATTGCCGGTGAAATGGATGCTTAA
- the ndhK gene encoding NAD(P)H-quinone oxidoreductase subunit K, chloroplastic, whose amino-acid sequence MRPVSFNIKPKKADVNDSLMMAEMPPGYEGQGFFATTLDSVIGLARKNSLWPLPFATSCCGIEFMATMAATYDLARFGSERVGFSPRQCDLLMVMGTIAKKMAPVVKQVYLQMAEPRWVIAVGACASSGGIFDTYSVLQGIDQIIPVDVYVPGCPPRPEAILDGVMRVQDLVGKESLRRRNSERYKGLLESYGIQ is encoded by the coding sequence ATGAGACCTGTATCTTTTAATATAAAACCCAAAAAGGCTGACGTAAACGACAGCCTCATGATGGCTGAAATGCCCCCGGGATATGAGGGACAGGGCTTCTTTGCCACAACGCTTGACAGTGTAATAGGACTTGCCCGAAAAAATTCGTTATGGCCGCTACCGTTTGCAACCTCCTGCTGCGGTATCGAGTTCATGGCTACCATGGCCGCAACATATGATTTGGCACGGTTCGGAAGTGAGCGTGTAGGCTTCTCCCCCCGCCAGTGCGACTTGTTGATGGTAATGGGAACCATTGCCAAAAAAATGGCCCCGGTAGTAAAACAAGTGTACCTCCAGATGGCCGAACCTCGCTGGGTGATTGCCGTGGGTGCTTGCGCTAGTAGTGGCGGTATTTTCGACACATACAGCGTACTTCAAGGAATAGACCAAATTATTCCGGTGGATGTATACGTTCCCGGATGCCCGCCCCGCCCTGAAGCTATTCTGGATGGTGTGATGCGGGTTCAGGACCTTGTAGGTAAAGAAAGTTTGCGTAGAAGAAACAGTGAAAGATACAAAGGGCTACTGGAAAGCTACGGAATACAATAA
- the nqo2 gene encoding NADH-quinone oxidoreductase chain 2, which translates to MVQFSQENLEKVNKIIARYPEGRQKSALIPVLHLAQEQFGWLSAETMDYVASLLNIEPIEVYEVATFYTMFNLKPVGKYVFEVCQTGPCMLRGCDEIIEYISQKLNIKPGETTADGMFTLKTVECLGACGYAPMMQMGKYYKEHLTKEKVDAIIEECRNKEAAVQ; encoded by the coding sequence ATGGTTCAATTTTCTCAGGAAAACTTAGAAAAGGTAAATAAGATTATCGCCCGATACCCAGAAGGCAGGCAAAAGAGTGCACTGATTCCGGTCTTACATCTGGCGCAGGAGCAGTTTGGATGGCTGAGTGCAGAAACGATGGACTATGTTGCCTCGTTGCTGAATATTGAACCCATTGAAGTATATGAGGTGGCAACGTTTTACACCATGTTTAATTTGAAACCCGTGGGTAAATACGTATTTGAAGTTTGCCAAACGGGTCCCTGCATGCTCAGAGGTTGTGATGAAATCATCGAATATATTAGTCAAAAGCTCAACATCAAGCCTGGCGAAACTACCGCAGATGGCATGTTTACTTTAAAAACAGTTGAATGCCTTGGAGCTTGTGGCTATGCCCCAATGATGCAGATGGGTAAATACTATAAAGAGCATCTTACCAAAGAAAAAGTAGATGCCATTATTGAGGAATGTAGAAATAAAGAGGCTGCGGTTCAATAA
- the nqo1 gene encoding NADH-quinone oxidoreductase subunit 1 produces the protein MSPDDVVEEVKKSGLRGRGGAGFPTGMKWSFLAKPEGVPRHLIVNADESEPGTFKDRYLMEHIPHLLIEGIIVASYALGSNTSFIYIRGEYAWIVDILEQAIQEARNNGFLGKNILNSGFDCDIHVQRGAGAYICGEETALLESLEGKRGNPRIKPPFPAVKGAWDRPTVVNNVESISAVVPIINLGGEEYAKIGVGKSTGTKLISACGNINKPGVYEIDMTISVEEFIYSDEYCGGIPNGKRLKACIPGGSSVPILPANLLLKTAKGEQRMMNYESLSDGGFQTGSMMGSGGFIVFDEDQCIVKHTYTLARFYRHESCGQCSPCREGTGWMEKLLWRLENGQGKMSDIDLLWEIQSKIEGNTICPLGDAAAWPVAAAIRHFRDEFEWHVTHAEEAQVRNFGLAHYADPIQPIPA, from the coding sequence ATGTCGCCTGACGATGTAGTGGAAGAAGTAAAAAAGTCAGGTTTGCGCGGACGCGGAGGAGCCGGATTCCCTACAGGTATGAAGTGGAGCTTTCTGGCAAAACCGGAAGGTGTGCCCCGCCACCTGATCGTTAATGCTGATGAAAGTGAGCCAGGTACCTTTAAAGACCGGTACTTGATGGAGCACATTCCGCATCTGCTCATCGAAGGAATTATAGTAGCATCTTATGCATTGGGTAGCAATACCTCTTTTATATACATACGTGGTGAATATGCTTGGATCGTAGACATTCTCGAGCAGGCCATACAGGAAGCTAGGAATAATGGTTTTCTGGGTAAGAACATTTTAAATAGCGGCTTCGATTGTGACATCCATGTACAACGAGGTGCCGGAGCCTATATCTGTGGCGAGGAAACCGCCTTGCTGGAATCGCTCGAGGGCAAAAGAGGTAACCCGCGTATCAAACCTCCGTTCCCGGCCGTAAAAGGCGCATGGGATCGCCCTACCGTGGTGAACAATGTGGAAAGTATTTCCGCTGTAGTACCTATTATTAATCTGGGAGGAGAAGAATATGCCAAAATTGGTGTTGGGAAATCCACAGGAACTAAATTGATCTCTGCTTGTGGCAACATCAATAAACCTGGCGTATATGAAATAGACATGACCATCTCCGTTGAGGAGTTTATTTATAGCGATGAATACTGTGGTGGTATTCCTAACGGTAAAAGATTAAAAGCCTGCATCCCAGGAGGTTCCTCGGTACCCATTTTACCTGCCAATCTATTATTGAAAACTGCCAAAGGCGAGCAAAGAATGATGAACTATGAAAGTCTTTCCGATGGTGGATTTCAGACAGGTTCTATGATGGGTAGCGGAGGCTTTATCGTATTCGACGAAGATCAGTGTATCGTAAAACACACTTATACTCTGGCGCGCTTCTATCGTCACGAAAGTTGCGGCCAATGTTCTCCCTGTCGAGAAGGCACTGGATGGATGGAAAAACTTTTATGGAGGTTAGAAAACGGACAAGGCAAAATGAGTGATATCGATTTGCTGTGGGAGATCCAGAGCAAAATTGAAGGCAATACCATTTGTCCGCTGGGTGATGCGGCAGCTTGGCCGGTAGCTGCGGCCATTCGCCATTTCCGCGACGAATTTGAGTGGCATGTTACACATGCAGAAGAAGCACAGGTAAGAAACTTTGGCTTGGCTCATTATGCCGATCCCATTCAGCCTATACCTGCCTAA
- the nuoH gene encoding NADH-quinone oxidoreductase subunit H: protein MYLLAIDWIFILEKLILIALVVTLSMIVAMYATYAERKVAAFIQDRIGPNRAGPFGLLQPLADGGKLFFKEEIIPLASSKFLFILGPILAMVTALLTSAVIPWGTPAVISGRTVPLQVADINIGILYVFGVVSLGVYGIMIGGWASNNKFSLLAAIRGASQMISYELAMGLSLIAVLMLAGSLQMSQIVQTQIDGNWNIVYQPLGFLIFFICALAECNRTPFDLPEAESELNFGYHQEYSSMKLGFYLFAEYINMFISAVIMSTLYFGGYDIPFVNEASWNISPNLLAFISFAVLMAKAFFFVFVFMWIRWTVPRFRFDQLMHLGWKRLVPLALINMIVTAVIVLMLNK, encoded by the coding sequence ATGTACTTACTCGCAATAGACTGGATTTTTATATTGGAAAAGCTGATTCTGATTGCACTTGTGGTGACGCTTTCCATGATTGTTGCCATGTATGCAACATATGCCGAAAGAAAAGTAGCCGCGTTTATTCAGGATCGTATTGGGCCTAACCGTGCCGGTCCCTTTGGATTATTGCAACCTTTAGCCGACGGTGGTAAGTTGTTCTTTAAAGAAGAAATTATTCCGCTGGCTTCCTCCAAGTTTTTGTTTATCCTAGGGCCGATACTGGCTATGGTTACAGCACTGCTTACCAGTGCCGTTATTCCTTGGGGTACACCTGCTGTCATCAGTGGCAGAACGGTACCTTTACAAGTAGCAGATATCAATATCGGCATTCTATATGTGTTTGGTGTGGTGAGCTTAGGCGTGTATGGTATTATGATTGGAGGCTGGGCTTCTAACAATAAATTCTCGCTTTTAGCTGCTATTCGCGGAGCTTCGCAGATGATTTCTTACGAGCTAGCTATGGGCCTTTCGCTCATTGCCGTATTGATGCTCGCCGGTTCTCTGCAAATGAGTCAGATTGTACAAACCCAGATCGATGGTAATTGGAATATTGTTTATCAGCCTCTTGGGTTTTTGATTTTCTTCATCTGTGCACTTGCAGAATGTAACCGCACGCCTTTCGACTTGCCTGAAGCAGAAAGCGAGCTGAACTTCGGTTATCATCAAGAGTATTCCAGTATGAAGCTAGGCTTCTATCTGTTTGCCGAGTACATCAATATGTTCATCAGTGCTGTGATCATGTCCACACTTTATTTTGGTGGTTACGATATTCCATTTGTAAATGAAGCATCATGGAATATTTCACCGAATCTGCTGGCGTTTATAAGCTTCGCGGTATTGATGGCAAAAGCATTCTTCTTTGTGTTTGTATTTATGTGGATACGCTGGACCGTTCCGCGCTTTAGGTTCGACCAGCTCATGCATTTGGGATGGAAAAGACTGGTGCCATTGGCGCTAATAAACATGATAGTTACTGCAGTGATTGTACTCATGTTAAATAAGTAA